In Marivirga salinae, a single window of DNA contains:
- a CDS encoding cupin domain-containing protein codes for MEKVNVNQKFSLFSEHWSPKIVGELNGQHVKLAKLKGEFVWHKHDEEDELFFVVKGSFKMEYRDRTVEVSENEFLIVPKGVEHKPVAEEEVWVMLFEPSSTLNTGNTENEMTKKDLDWL; via the coding sequence ATGGAAAAAGTAAACGTAAATCAGAAATTTTCATTGTTTTCAGAGCATTGGTCACCCAAAATTGTAGGTGAACTTAATGGACAACATGTAAAGCTTGCTAAACTCAAAGGCGAGTTTGTTTGGCATAAACATGATGAGGAAGATGAACTCTTTTTTGTAGTGAAAGGTAGTTTCAAAATGGAGTATCGAGATAGGACAGTTGAAGTGAGTGAGAACGAGTTTTTGATCGTCCCAAAAGGAGTAGAACATAAACCAGTGGCAGAAGAGGAGGTTTGGGTAATGCTGTTTGAGCCTTCATCAACTCTAAATACTGGAAATACTGAAAATGAAATGACTAAAAAAGATTTGGATTGGCTCTAA
- a CDS encoding calcium/sodium antiporter, translating into MIVQILLIVVGFACLVFGANWLVDGASSLAKKYNVSDLAIGLTIVAFGTSAPELVVNIVGSVKGYSDIVVGNIVGSNNFNLFIILGISGLLLPISVQSSTAWKEIPISLFVAVLMLFLINDFSFSEPSSISRLEGTIMLILFLMFLYYVFNQMKSDPNIQSDIVPKSTTKIWVLIAVGLSGLIIGGQLVVTNAVNVANSLGVSEKIIGLTIVAAGTSLPELVTSVVAATKKNSDIAIGNVVGSNIFNILLILSISSIINPIEFNPKFNLDLYILIGGTVFLLIAMVTGKRKKLDRWEAALLLTFYISYTVYLVMKEL; encoded by the coding sequence ATGATCGTTCAAATCTTATTGATTGTCGTTGGATTTGCTTGCTTGGTTTTTGGGGCAAATTGGCTGGTGGACGGAGCATCATCTTTAGCAAAAAAATATAATGTGTCGGATTTAGCAATTGGTTTGACCATTGTTGCATTTGGTACTTCAGCTCCAGAACTAGTAGTTAATATTGTGGGTTCAGTTAAAGGCTATTCTGATATAGTAGTTGGAAATATTGTAGGAAGCAATAATTTCAATTTATTTATCATATTGGGTATTTCTGGATTATTATTGCCCATTTCTGTTCAGTCATCAACGGCATGGAAAGAAATCCCTATTTCTTTATTTGTAGCTGTTTTAATGTTGTTTTTGATCAATGATTTTAGCTTTTCTGAGCCCAGTAGCATAAGCAGATTAGAAGGCACCATCATGCTAATCTTGTTTCTTATGTTTTTGTATTATGTATTCAATCAAATGAAAAGTGATCCGAATATTCAATCAGATATTGTACCAAAATCGACAACAAAAATCTGGGTGCTAATTGCCGTTGGATTATCCGGTTTAATAATTGGAGGACAGCTAGTGGTAACTAATGCAGTGAATGTTGCCAATAGTTTGGGGGTTAGTGAAAAAATAATTGGATTAACTATTGTAGCTGCAGGAACATCCTTGCCGGAATTAGTAACTTCAGTTGTAGCTGCCACCAAGAAGAATAGTGATATAGCCATAGGTAATGTTGTTGGGTCTAATATTTTTAACATCTTATTAATTTTATCGATAAGCAGCATCATTAATCCAATAGAATTCAATCCGAAATTTAATTTGGATTTATATATCTTGATAGGAGGGACAGTATTTTTGTTGATAGCTATGGTAACGGGCAAAAGAAAAAAGCTAGACCGTTGGGAAGCCGCTCTTCTATTAACGTTTTATATTTCTTATACTGTTTATTTAGTAATGAAAGAATTATAA
- a CDS encoding MepB family protein, with translation MNQSLKSIQNTIYNKCGLALLNFKAESESKEYDACQFKLNGLNVISRSAKVTPKKAGQFVTFWKRNGNGPIEPFHESDPIDFFVVNIQAEDKFGQFVFPKSVLIKKGVISTNKKEGKRAIRVYPIWDIAKSKQAIRTQKWQIEYFYEIGEATDLEKVKGLYGVK, from the coding sequence ATGAACCAAAGCCTAAAATCCATCCAGAACACTATCTACAACAAATGCGGACTAGCACTTTTAAACTTTAAAGCCGAATCAGAAAGCAAAGAATATGATGCTTGTCAATTTAAATTAAATGGACTGAATGTTATCAGCAGAAGTGCAAAAGTAACACCTAAAAAAGCTGGACAATTTGTGACTTTTTGGAAGCGAAATGGAAATGGACCAATTGAACCTTTTCATGAATCGGATCCAATTGATTTTTTTGTAGTGAATATTCAGGCTGAAGATAAATTCGGTCAATTTGTTTTTCCTAAATCAGTGTTGATTAAAAAGGGAGTAATCAGCACCAACAAGAAAGAAGGGAAAAGAGCTATTCGTGTTTATCCAATTTGGGATATAGCCAAAAGTAAACAAGCCATAAGAACTCAAAAATGGCAAATTGAGTATTTTTATGAAATTGGTGAGGCAACTGATCTTGAAAAGGTAAAAGGCTTGTATGGAGTTAAGTGA
- a CDS encoding alpha/beta hydrolase-fold protein, with product MTKKQILLTFLLLLSVIKSTAQNGEIVIGKTDSLYSKILGENRALLIHVPKNELKSEKFPVVYLLDARNNFEHTVATIKHLSNGGNQYWPKMMVVGIKNTNRTRDLTPYPVDTTASVWWLQDTGGGDQFMKFMVDELMPYINDNYPTTSYKTLIGHSYGGLMAVYAMENYTEYFNNFIALDPSLWWDNGKFNEASKEILRSKKFVNKSLFVAASDPDIEDLDLEGLAKDTSIISQHVRSIIDYSNTALSNSQNGLQFDWKFYENENHISIPLISTYDAMRSTFSWYRFENPYQFFEDSLSTERLVEVVESHFEHLTKKFEYEIAPPENWINSYGYEMIWSENYDKAYAFFKMNIKNYPNSPKVYNSMAEFYLTQDQKDKAIEYFQKELALKPSESLETRIKDLKNK from the coding sequence ATGACGAAAAAGCAAATCCTTTTAACATTTCTGCTTTTACTTTCTGTCATCAAATCAACGGCTCAAAATGGTGAAATTGTAATCGGCAAAACAGACAGCCTTTATTCTAAAATATTGGGTGAAAACAGAGCGTTATTAATACATGTCCCAAAGAATGAACTCAAAAGTGAAAAATTTCCTGTAGTCTACCTTTTGGATGCTCGTAACAATTTTGAACATACAGTTGCTACCATTAAACACCTTAGCAATGGTGGAAATCAATATTGGCCAAAAATGATGGTTGTTGGCATTAAAAATACCAATAGAACCCGAGACTTAACACCCTATCCAGTAGATACTACTGCTAGTGTTTGGTGGTTGCAAGATACAGGTGGAGGAGATCAGTTCATGAAGTTTATGGTAGACGAACTTATGCCATATATTAATGATAATTACCCAACAACTTCCTACAAAACACTTATTGGTCATTCATATGGAGGGTTGATGGCGGTATATGCAATGGAGAATTACACCGAGTATTTCAACAATTTTATTGCATTAGATCCTAGTCTCTGGTGGGATAATGGTAAGTTTAATGAAGCCTCAAAAGAAATCCTTCGGAGTAAGAAATTTGTGAATAAATCCCTATTTGTGGCAGCTTCTGATCCAGATATTGAAGATTTGGATTTGGAAGGCCTAGCAAAGGATACTTCTATTATTTCTCAACATGTACGTTCCATTATAGATTACTCAAATACAGCTTTATCAAATAGTCAGAATGGCTTGCAATTCGATTGGAAATTTTATGAAAATGAAAATCATATCAGTATACCGTTGATTTCAACCTATGATGCTATGCGGTCGACCTTCTCTTGGTACAGATTTGAAAATCCCTATCAGTTTTTTGAGGATTCACTCAGTACTGAAAGATTGGTAGAAGTAGTAGAATCTCACTTTGAACATTTAACCAAAAAATTCGAATATGAAATAGCTCCTCCCGAAAACTGGATTAATTCATATGGATATGAAATGATATGGTCTGAAAATTATGATAAGGCATATGCATTTTTTAAAATGAATATAAAAAATTATCCAAACAGCCCTAAAGTTTATAACTCAATGGCTGAATTTTACCTTACTCAAGATCAGAAAGATAAAGCAATTGAGTATTTCCAAAAAGAATTAGCCTTGAAACCCAGCGAATCCTTAGAAACAAGAATTAAAGATCTTAAAAATAAATAA
- a CDS encoding ATP-binding cassette domain-containing protein, with protein sequence MDNHIYFKLINRTIFFLIMSKLHVDSVIKSFATKQILTDVFISCQKGEIIGLLGRNGTGKSTLLKIIFGSIQADSRFVKIGEKISSGLFDNRKLIKYLPQDNFLPNHVKVKTIIELFCDKNETELIKKHDLIAPMLNRKSKQLSGGEKRLLEIFLIIYSQSAYTLIDEPFNGIAPVYKEAIKDLIKKQSVDKGFIITDHDYRNILDMATRIVIIHDGGTKEIKSKKELIAWGYIPETA encoded by the coding sequence TTGGATAATCACATTTATTTTAAACTTATCAATCGGACTATTTTTTTTCTTATTATGAGCAAACTACACGTTGATAGCGTAATAAAGAGCTTTGCTACCAAGCAAATATTGACAGATGTTTTTATTTCCTGTCAAAAAGGAGAAATAATTGGACTACTTGGACGAAATGGAACTGGAAAATCAACCCTTTTAAAAATAATATTCGGTTCAATACAAGCCGATAGTAGATTTGTTAAAATAGGAGAAAAAATATCTTCAGGTCTTTTTGATAATCGAAAACTGATAAAATATTTACCACAAGATAATTTTTTGCCAAATCATGTGAAAGTTAAAACTATAATTGAGCTGTTTTGCGATAAAAATGAAACTGAATTGATTAAAAAGCATGATTTAATAGCACCAATGCTTAATAGAAAGAGTAAGCAACTTTCTGGCGGAGAAAAAAGATTATTGGAAATCTTTTTAATTATATATTCGCAATCGGCTTATACGCTGATTGATGAGCCATTTAACGGGATCGCCCCGGTTTATAAGGAGGCCATAAAAGATTTGATAAAAAAACAATCGGTTGATAAAGGATTTATAATTACTGACCATGATTATAGGAATATTCTTGACATGGCAACTCGGATTGTAATAATTCATGATGGTGGTACAAAAGAAATTAAAAGTAAAAAGGAACTTATTGCATGGGGATATATTCCTGAAACTGCCTAA